A genome region from Amblyraja radiata isolate CabotCenter1 chromosome 4, sAmbRad1.1.pri, whole genome shotgun sequence includes the following:
- the LOC116972149 gene encoding NPC intracellular cholesterol transporter 1-like — protein MSVIVAPLLLLLATTLNLPERLVFAENTTCIWYGECGTDKATQKKYNCKYEGLPKPLPKEGHELIQELCPNFLYGDVDLCCDVQQLQTLKDNIQLPLQFLSRCPSCFHNFMTFYCELTCSPVQSLFVNATKFEPYIQNQTSITEVEYYIGSSFANAMYNACKDVQSPSSNEKALGLLCGKDAKDCNATNWIQYMSTTQNAQTPFNIIPIFGDLPVGAMIPMNNKTKGCNESLEDGSLPCSCQDCTLVCGPKPVLPPPPIPWTIFGLDAMAVIMWIFYLFFLLSFGGAVIGVWFCRKQRVVSEYAPIMDASTSHSVSVNHDLDKMSCCEQLGAKSEAFLRDIFSKWGSFCVRNPAPVIIFTIIAIAVCSSGLVFMRITTDPVEIWSAPSSQARKEKYYFDTHFGPFFRTEQLIITAPHTNWSTFSPYPSGSDVPFGPPLSKDILHQVLDLQDAIQDLEASYKNESVQLQDICLAPLSPYNNNCTILSVLNYFQNSHAVLDHSVGDFWFVYADYHSHFLYCSKAPASLNDTTMLHDPCLGTFGGPVFPWLVVGGYNDEDYNNATALVITFPVINYHNDTEKLNKVLAWEKVFVDFLKSYNNSNLSISFSSERSIEDEINRESNSDVKTILISYIIMFLYISIALGHIRSCANCLVDSKISLGISGIVIVLSSVACSLGIFSYAGIPITLIVIEVIPFLVLAVGVDNIFIIVQTFRRDKRLLNESIDQQIGRVLGEVAPSIFLSSFSETVAFFLGSLSTMPAVRTFSLFAGMAVFIDFLLQISCFVSLFGLDIKRQESNRMDIVCCVKQEKVDADHSEELLFRCFKYIYAPFLLKNWMRPIVISVFVAVLSFSIAVVNKVEIGLNQSYSMPDDSYLLDYFASMNKYFHAGPPVYFVIEEGHNYTSPEGQNAVCGGVGCNNDSLVQEVYNAALLSNYTRVGFPPSSWIDDYFDWVKPQSTCCRVYNNTETFCNATVHNPACVRCRPLTQEGKQRPYGEDFMTFLPMFLSDNPNPKCGKGGHAAYGSAVNLIDNNTGVGATYFMTYHTVLKTSADFIAAAKEARIIGQNITQAMGISGKGYRVFPYSVFYVFYEQYFTIVNDTIFNLCMSLGAVFIVTTVLLGYEVWSAVMVCITIAMIITNMFGVMWLWNISLNAISLVNLVMCCGISVEFCSHIVRAFSVSTKKTRVGRAEEALANMGSSVFSGITLTKFGGIVVLAFAKSQIFQIFYFRMYVAIVLLGAAHGLIFLPVMLSYIGPSVNKGKLSVLHNHYKGTERERLLQ, from the exons ATGAGTGTTATCGTCGCGCCCTTGCTTCTACTGCTGGCGACGACGCTGAATCTTCCCGAGCGCTTG GTATTTGCAGAAAATACAACATGCATTTGGTATGGAGAATGTGGGACAGATAAAGCTACACAGAAGAAATACAACTGCAAATATGAGGGCCTGCCCAAACCATTGCCCAAAGAAGGACATGAACTCATTCAA GAATTGTGCCCAAATTTTCTGTATGGGGATGTCGATCTCTGCTGTGATGTTCAACAGCTACAAACACTTAAAGACAATATACAGCTGCCACTTCAGTTCCTGTCCAG GTGCCCATCTTGTTTTCATAACTTCATGACCTTTTACTGTGAACTGACTTGCAGTCCCGTTCAGAGCTTGTTTGTCAATGCCACCAAGTTTGAACCGTACATTCAGAATCAAACCAGCATCACAGAAGTGGAATACTACATTGGATCAAGCTTTGCAAATG CCATGTACAATGCCTGCAAAGATGTTCAGTCTCCCTCAAGTAATGAAAAAGCTCTGGGGTTACTTTGTGGAAAAGATGCAAAGGACTGCAATGCTACCAACTGGATTCAGTACATGAGTACCACACAGAATGCCCAGACTCCCTTCAACATTATTCCTATTTTTGGCG ATCTTCCTGTTGGTGCAATGATCCCCATGAACAACAAAACCAAAGGCTGCAATGAGTCGTTAGAAGATGGCTCACTACCGTGCAGCTGTCAGGATTGCACCCTTGTTTGTGGCCCAAAGCCAGTGCTGCCACCACCACCTATACCATGGACCATCTTTGGTTTGGACGCTATGGCAGTCATAATGTGGATCTTCTATCTGTTCTTTCTGCTCTCCTTTGGGGGAGCAGTCATTGGTGTGTGGTTTTGCAG GAAGCAGCGTGTAGTTTCTGAATATGCACCGATTATGGATGCCAGCACGAGCCATTCCGTCAGCGTCAATCATGATCTTG ATAAGATGTCCTGTTGTGAACAGCTTGGTGCAAAATCTGAAGCTTTCTTGCGCGACATATTCTCAAAGTGGGGGTCCTTCTGTGTGAGAAACCCTGCTCCAGTTATCATCTTCACCATCATCGCCATCGCAGTCTGCTCTTCAGGCTTGGTGTTCATGAGGATAACCACTGATCCCGTGGAAATCTGGTCTGCCCCTTCCAGTCAAGCCCGCAAGGAAAAATATTATTTTGACACTCACTTTGGACCTTTCTTTCGCACTGAGCAGCTGATTATTACAGCCCCACACACCAACTGGTCAACGTTCTCCCCTTATCCGTCAGGATCGGAtgtgcctttcggcccaccattgAGCAAAGATATATTACACCAG GTGCTAGACCTGCAGGATGCAATCCAGGATTTAGAAGCTTCTTACAAGAATGAAAGTGTGCAGCTGCAGGACATTTGCCTGGCACCTCTGTCTCCATATAACAATAACTGCACCATCCTCAGTGTCCTCAACTACTTCCAGAACAGTCACGCCGTCCTTGATCATTCTGTGGGTGACTTCTGGTTTGTGTATGCGGACTACCACAGCCACTTCCTCTATTGCTCCAA GGCTCCTGCTTCACTTAATGACACAACAATGCTTCATGACCCGTGTTTGGGAACATTTGGTGGACCTGTTTTCCCATGGTTGGTTGTAGGGGGTTACAATG ATGAAGATTATAATAATGCAACAGCACTGGTGATCACATTCCCTGTAATTAATTATCACAATGACACTGAAAAACTAAACAAAGTTTTGGCTTGGGAGAAAGT ATTTGTGGATTTTCTGAAAAGTTATAATAATTCCAActtgagcatttcattctcgTCTGAACGGAGTATTGAAGATGAAATAAATCGTGAAAGTAACAGTGACGTCAAAACTATTCTTATCAGCTACATTATCATGTTCTTGTACATCTCCATTGCGTTGGGACACATAAGGAGCTGTGCGAACTGCCTG GTGGACTCCAAGATCTCTCTGGGAATATCCGGCATTGTGATAGTCCTGAGCTCAGTGGCCTGTTCCCTCGGCATCTTTAGTTACGCTGGAATCCCCATCACTCTGATCGTCATTGAAGTCATTCCCTTCCTGGTGCTGGCAGTCGGTGTGGACAATATCTTCATCATTGTGCAGACCTTCAGG AGAGACAAACGGCTGCTCAACGAGTCGATTGACCAACAGATTGGCAGGGTTCTGGGCGAGGTGGCACCAAGTATCTTCCTGTCGTCCTTCTCTGAGACTGTGGCATTCTTTCTGG GTTCCTTGTCCACAATGCCGGCAGTCCGAACCTTCTCCCTCTTTGCCGGAATGGCTGTGTTCATAGACTTCCTGCTCCAGATATCGTGCTTTGTAAGTCTCTTCGGGCTGGATATCAAGCGACAAGAG AGTAATCGTATGGATATCGTGTGCTGTGTGAAACAAGAGAAGGTTGATGCAGATCATTCTGAAGAATTGCTGTTCAGATGCTTCAAATATATCTATGCTCCATTTTTATTAAAAAACTGGATGCGCCCTATTGTG ATATCAGTATTTGTTGCAGTCTTGTCATTCAGCATTGCAGTCGTAAACAAAGTTGAGATTGGGTTGAACCAGAGCTATTCAATGCCTGAT GACTCTTACCTCCTGGATTACTTTGCATCAATGAACAAGTACTTTCATGCCGGCCCTCCCGTTTACTTTGTGATAGAGGAAGGTCATAATTACACCTCTCCTGAAGGGCAGAACGCCGTGTGTGGTGGTGTTGGCTGCAACAATGACTCTCTCGTCCAAGAAGTTTACAATGCAGCTCTTCTGAGCAACTA CACAAGAGTGGGCTTCCCGCCATCCTCCTGGATTGACGATTACTTTGACTGGGTGAAGCCCCAGTCAACCTGCTGCAGAGTCTACAACAACACGGAGACCTTCTGCAACGCAACAG TTCACAATCCAGCATGTGTCCGGTGCCGACCACTGACTCAAGAGGGGAAGCAGAGGCCCTACGGTGAAGACTTCATGACCTTCCTCCCCATGTTCCTGTCTGACAATCCCAACCCCAAGTGTGGCAAAGG tgGCCATGCAGCGTACGGCTCTGCCGTGAACCTGATCGACAATAACACCGGTGTGGGAGCCACTTATTTCATGACTTACCACACGGTGCTGAAGACATCTGCAGACTTCATTGCTGCTGCAAAGGAGGCACGAATCATTGGCCAAAACATAACCCAGGCAATGGGGATCTCGGGGAAAGGCTATCGCGTCTTTCCGTACAG TGTGTTCTACGTATTTTATGAGCAGTATTTCACAATTGTGAACGACACTATTTTCAACCTGTGCATGTCACTGGGAGCGGTGTTTATCGTGACGACGGTTCTGCTGGGCTACGAGGTCTGGTCTGCGGTGATGGTGTGCATCACCATAGCCATGATCATCACCAACATGTTTGGAGTGATGTGGCTCTGGAACATCAGTCTGAATGCTATATCGCTCGTCAATCTGGTCATG TGTTGTGGTATTTCGGTGGAGTTCTGTAGCCACATAGTGCGGGCATTCTCTGTCAGTACAAAGAAAACCAGAGTGGGCCGTGCAGAGGAAGCGCTGGCAAATATGGGCAGCTCG